CCTTCCGGAAGACGAGTATTTTTCTACCATCCAGCGACTCTTTGACCGGCTGGAGGGAATCGACAGGCTCCTGTCTGATCCCAACATCACCACCGTGCGTCTGATCACTAACCCGGAAAAAATCATCTTGAAAGAAACGCAGCGAGCTTACATGTATTTCAGTCTGTACAAGATGAGTGTAGATGCGGTAGTCATTAACCGCATACTCCCCGATGCTGTTGATGACGCTTATTTTGCCGGGTGGAAAGAGACCCAAGACCTATACATCAAGAAAACAGAGCAACTCTTCAGTCCCATTCCGATTTTTAAGGTTCCCATGCTGAGCGATCAAGTGGTGGGCATTGCGGATCTGTCTAAATTGGCCCGCCAGATTTACGACAAACTAAGTCCGGAGCAGGTCCTCTATGCAGACATCCCCTATAATTTCAGAAAGGTGGGAAATGACTACTTTTTGGACATCAAGATACCATTTCTTACGAAAAAAGAAGTTGAATTGAGCAAACGCAATGAGGAATTGATCGTCCGCATCGGTGGGTTTAAACGCCATGTATTGCTTCCACGCAGCATTGCTGCAAGGGCCCCTACTGGTGCAAAAGTAGAACAGGACAACGTGGTTATCAAATTTGGAGGGAATCATGGCGACTAAAAACAAAGAAAACAAAAAAGCCGAAACAGAGGGAGGTTTTGTTTGCCCTTTGTG
This genomic stretch from Deltaproteobacteria bacterium harbors:
- a CDS encoding ArsA family ATPase, with the protein product MRIVLFAGKGGVGKTSIAAATGVACAKKGLKTLIMSLDTAHSLVDSFDLDRTLMDKNKGRPIRVAKHLSVQEVDVQEEIAKNWGEVHKYISSLLNLSGIDEVLAEELAILPGMEEVSSLLHINRYVAQKRYDVILLDCAPTGESIRFISIPTSLEWYMKKIFDVERKIVKVARPLTKRLYSVPLPEDEYFSTIQRLFDRLEGIDRLLSDPNITTVRLITNPEKIILKETQRAYMYFSLYKMSVDAVVINRILPDAVDDAYFAGWKETQDLYIKKTEQLFSPIPIFKVPMLSDQVVGIADLSKLARQIYDKLSPEQVLYADIPYNFRKVGNDYFLDIKIPFLTKKEVELSKRNEELIVRIGGFKRHVLLPRSIAARAPTGAKVEQDNVVIKFGGNHGD